The Acinetobacter calcoaceticus sequence GGCTTGGAACTTCAAAGCTTCAAAGTCATATTTACGAGTGTCAAAGCGAGCAATACGAGTGTTTAACCAATCTTCTAAAGAAGCACCTTCCGGTTGTGTCCACGATTCGAATTGTTGTGTAGTCATTTTTAAACTCCTATACAGTGAATTAATAACGTTTTAATAAAGGAACCAAGAACAATGACCCGATGACAGCGACAGCAGCCAAGAAGGTAATTCCCAGATTAAAACTATGTGTTTGCATCACGATGTAACCGATCAGTACAGGCGCAATTGCACTAGCAAAATTGCCTAGACCATTAAATATTCCACCTGCGGTCGCCCCTACATTTGAGGTCGTTACTTTTGCAAGCAGAGCAAATACAGCGGCCACTCCAAAACCCCAAGCCATCGCACTTAAAGACATCGCTGCAATAATCAATAATGGCTCGGTCATGATGACCATCACATACATGAAAATGCCTGCTAGTAATAAACCGCTAAAGACTTGAATTGCGCGGCGGCCCAACTTGTCAGATAAAAATGCGCCGATCACTTCGCCAATTAACATGGCAATGAATGGAAAGCTTGAATACATTCCAAACTCTTTGAGATTGAAGCCTTTGTCTTGCATTAAGTAAGAAGGAACCCAGCTATTTAAGCCCCATAAATAAGTCATCAATGCAATGTTAAAGAGACAAACCAGCCAGAATGCTCTATTGCTCAAAAGTACCTTGGTATTGGCAATATGGCCTTTGAAATTGGTACGTTTGCTCTCGCCTTCAATTTCGACGGTTTTCTTAAGTTGCAAATTACGCAAACCGAAAACAATGCTGAAAATAGCGATTAGCGTTAATCCAGCCATCACAAAAAAAGTGGTGTGCCAGTCGTGGTGTGCTAAAACATTTGCAGTGATTGGGAACCCAAGGAATGCACCAATTGGTGTTCCAAGTAAGAACATGGTTGAAGCACGTGCCTGCTGACGGTCTGTGTAAGTCTGTTTAACAATGGTATAAGCCAAGGCAAATAACGGACCCTCTGCTAAACCGAGAAGTACACGTAAAATCAACATGCCCGAATAACTGGTGGTGAACCCCATGCAAAACATGAGTAAACCCCATGAAGTTACACTCCAAAACAGCATTTTCTTTGGGTTAAAAATGTCACCCAAAAAGCTTAGAAAGACTGATGAAAAACCATAAGCAAGTAAGAAACTTGTCATGAGCCATCCCAGTTTGGCCTTATCTTCATCAATTCCCATTGCACTTTGAAAGTGAGGATCTGAAAATAAAACCGCAATACTAATCTTGTCGAAAAATGCCAGTACCACGCACACCATAAGGACAAAAGCAGGTACCCAATGCTTCAATCCACTTTTTTCTTCATTACTCATGTGTCATTCCTTCGATTTGGTAATGAGAACCAGATTTAATGTTTACGGTTTTAACTTCATGACATTAAATTCAGAATCTGCTAACAGTTTTGGTTCTAAAACGGTGTTGGCTTGCATCCAACGTTTTGCCAGTTTGACCAATTTAGAATCATTAATGGCAATCATATTGAGCAAACGATTTTCATGGTCTAGATATAAATAACTCACCTGATCTTCACCACCTTGGCGAATCACTAACTCTTTCGTTTTTTCAGGTTGATACGTACCTAATATCTGGATATTAAAGTGATATTGATCAGACCAAAGCCATGGAATATCACTATATTCAGTTTCAATACCCAGCATCGACTTTGCTGCGGCAATTGCCTGATTTTGTGCATTTGCCCAAGACTGAATGCAATAACCCAAAGCTGGGTGAATCGCGACATCGCCCGCGGCATAAATATTTTGATCGGAGGTTTGTCCAAAGCAGTTCACCACAATGCCATCTTTCACATCGAGGCCCGCATGAACACCGAGCTCTTTAGCAATTTCAGCACCCGCACCCACCACCACACAGTCAAATAACTGACTATTTTGTGGATGGTTCACCACTTCAACTTTCTGGCGAGGTGCTTCAACCAAATGCAGGCTTTTGCTATCTAAATGAATTTTTGTACCTTGGGTTTCATGCAT is a genomic window containing:
- a CDS encoding MFS transporter, with translation MSNEEKSGLKHWVPAFVLMVCVVLAFFDKISIAVLFSDPHFQSAMGIDEDKAKLGWLMTSFLLAYGFSSVFLSFLGDIFNPKKMLFWSVTSWGLLMFCMGFTTSYSGMLILRVLLGLAEGPLFALAYTIVKQTYTDRQQARASTMFLLGTPIGAFLGFPITANVLAHHDWHTTFFVMAGLTLIAIFSIVFGLRNLQLKKTVEIEGESKRTNFKGHIANTKVLLSNRAFWLVCLFNIALMTYLWGLNSWVPSYLMQDKGFNLKEFGMYSSFPFIAMLIGEVIGAFLSDKLGRRAIQVFSGLLLAGIFMYVMVIMTEPLLIIAAMSLSAMAWGFGVAAVFALLAKVTTSNVGATAGGIFNGLGNFASAIAPVLIGYIVMQTHSFNLGITFLAAVAVIGSLFLVPLLKRY
- a CDS encoding NAD(P)/FAD-dependent oxidoreductase codes for the protein MEKIVIVGAGQAAGWAVSTLRQNGYAGEIHVVSNEDQVFYERPPLSKQVLSKEATYESLNLFSNEQVQEFNVQWHKPEIATKVDREQKQVHLESGQVLPYDKLLIATGSRARVPVNTWQFIPNVVTLRNVHDCERLAEILKTAKNVAVIGGGWIGLEIAATARKQGKDVHIFEYGDRLCARSVSPEVSAFLKNMHETQGTKIHLDSKSLHLVEAPRQKVEVVNHPQNSQLFDCVVVGAGAEIAKELGVHAGLDVKDGIVVNCFGQTSDQNIYAAGDVAIHPALGYCIQSWANAQNQAIAAAKSMLGIETEYSDIPWLWSDQYHFNIQILGTYQPEKTKELVIRQGGEDQVSYLYLDHENRLLNMIAINDSKLVKLAKRWMQANTVLEPKLLADSEFNVMKLKP